The Anoplolepis gracilipes chromosome 14, ASM4749672v1, whole genome shotgun sequence genome includes a window with the following:
- the Tango10 gene encoding BTB/POZ domain-containing protein 17 — MLRTTIGWMTGTSRMDSSKKSETVNSSQSTVAQSESSDSIEVDNSRTVLLKIATLYAERLMNDICLVVDGVEYPAHRLILCASSDVFQVMLMSPQWSESQESRVTLQETPQCAPIFSEFLRYFYTGQIRINYSVVLPILSLADKYNVKDLILLCLDYMRNHIALAAIHGTLVSWLQYTLNCGHHDISQACQNFIKWNLGLVAKTSDFGNFDLDILVSLLHQSSLVIKDEMTLYKCLEFWLDHQAERLRAQLSPDELEATLHQLVIAVMSPVRFPMMSPRQLADLLLSPLTKKYKEFFVERMSIGMSFHSGQTDRVREVSLSEEDGALLFEPRLYTVDTCSSLLTIENFHGLPSYHTRTLVFSSHSNLAEYAGDKTCEWVVDLYPKGVWFKKFFLIVWQGTVEMPEHVKRSVRLSLTCKDPPMNSHMRVKIGVLIYGLQDGVEHIARVTEIIHRFSRKDRVLNLDDLLPFEELNPQQGSVSENVVSPFLVGPNKDMLKLHIVISPAN; from the exons ATGTTGCGGACTACTATTGGGTGGATGACAGGCACTTCAAGGATGGATTCCAGCAAGAAATCGGAGACAGTTAATAGCAGTCAGAGCACAGTCGCACAGTCTGAAAGCTCGGACTCTATAGAG GTAGACAATTCACGTACAGTTTTGTTGAAAATAGCAACGCTGTATGCGGAACGGCTTATGAATGACATCTGTCTTGTTGTGGATGGTGTGGAATATCCAGCACATCGACTTATACTTTGTGCCTCTAGCGATGTTTTCCAA GTAATGCTGATGAGTCCACAGTGGAGCGAGTCTCAAGAAAGCAGGGTAACTCTACAAGAAACACCTCAGTGTGCGCCAATATTCAGCGAGTTTTTGCGCTATTTTTACACCGGTCAAATAAGAATAAACTATAGCGTTGTTCTACCAATATTGTCTCTAGCCGATAAGTACAACGTCAAAGATTTGATATTGTTGTGCCTTGACTACATGCGAAATCATATTGCGCTCGCTGCCATACATGGCACTCTGGTATCATGGCTGCAATACACATTAAACTGTGGTCATCATGACATTAGCCAAGCGTGCCAAAACTTCATCAAGTGGAACTTGGGACTTGTGGCGAAAACCTCAGATTTTGGGAATTTTGACTTAGATATCTTAGTATCGTTATTGCATCAAAGCAGTTTAGTTATAAAGGATGAGATGACACTCTACAAGTGCCTAGAATTTTGGCTGGATCATCAGGCAGAGCGATTAAGAGCGCAACTGTCACCGGACGAGTTAGAGGCAACGTTACATCAACTAGTGATAGCAGTAATGTCGCCCGTTAGATTCCCGATGATGTCTCCACGGCAATTGGCGGACCTACTGTTGTCgccattaacaaaaaaatataaggaatTCTTTGTTGAACGTATGTCGATCGGCATGTCCTTCCATTCAGGTCAAACCGACAGAGTGAGAGAAGTGAGTCTCAGCGAAGAAGACGGCGCTTTACTGTTTGAACCGAGATTGTATACCGTTGATACGTGCAGCTCGCTACTGACCATAGAAAACTTTCATGGCTTACCATCGTATCACACAAGGACACTTGTGTTTTCTAGTCACTCCAATTTAGCGGAATACGCTGGCGATAAAACTTGCGAGTGGGTAGTAGATCTTTATCCTAAGGGTGTATggtttaaaaagtttttcctcATAGTATGGCAAGGCACGGTAGAGATGCCCGAGCACGTCAAACGATCGGTGAGATTGTCGTTGACGTGCAAAGATCCACCGATGAATAGTCATATGCGCGTAAAGATCGGAGTTTTGATCTACGGTTTGCAAGACGGCGTAGAACATATCGCGAGAGTTACCGAAATCATTCACAGATTCAGTAGAAAAGATCGCGTCCTGAATCTGGACGATCTTCTGCCATTCGAGGAACTCAATCCACAACAGGGCTCGGTATCAGAGAACGTGGTGTCTCCTTTCTTAGTGGGTCCCAACAAAGACATGCTCAAATTACATATTGTTATATCGCCAGCCAATTAG
- the N gene encoding uncharacterized protein N isoform X4 codes for MMTDSQSYNSVTYNLTVEQKEYAAKVLNESDENRENAIAEIRRWIQESDLRARTGSPCEHDGICVNTPGSFACNCTQGFTGPRCETNVNECESHPCQNDGSCLDDPGTFRCVCMPGFTGTQCEIDIDECAARPCLNNGQCTDLINSFKCSCANGFAGSHCQINIDDCASSPCKNGGTCQDGIARYTCECPPGFTGASCETNINDCASNPCHSGTCVDGENSFDCNCFPGFTGKLCQTQIDECESNPCQFGGRCEDRINGYQCICRPGTSGNNCEINVNECYSNPCRNGARCIDGINRYSCECEPGFTGQHCETDINECASNPCANGGRCIDLINGFRCECPRGYYDARCLSDVDECASSPCLNGGTCEDGVNQFICHCLPGYGGKRCEADIDECGSNPCQHGGTCNDHLNGYSCKCLPGYTGTNCETNIDDCANNPCQNGGSCIDLVNDYKCVCELPHTGRNCEDKLDPCSPNKCLHGAKCSPSSNFLDFACTCTVGYTGRLCDEDVDECVMTSPCRNGATCQNTNGSYQCMCAKGYEGRDCIINTDDCASFPCQNGGTCLDGIGDYTCLCVDGFNGKHCDIDVDECQSHPCQNGAICKEYVNSYTCQCRRGFSGINCQTNDEDCTDSSCMNGGNCIDGINNYTCVCKHGYTGSNCQYRINECDSSPCQNGATCHDHMQYYTCHCPYGYTGTHCDTYVDWCADSPCENQATCVQIKNKYHCNCSPGWTGKVCDVEMVSCKDAAIRKGVPDKNLCNNGTCEDIGNSHRCHCLEGYTGSYCQEEINECDSAPCQNGATCEDLVGSYQCHCTKGFQGQNCELNVDDCRPNPCQNGGTCHDLINNFSCSCPPGTLGFICEINIDDCSVGACHNNGTCTDKVGGFECKCPPGFVGPRCEGDINECLSNPCISPGTQDCVQLVNNYHCNCKPGYMGRHCEIKVNFCDSSPCQNGGVCTAKQDRHTCMCPNDYHGTNCEFPGSYCDAEPCQNGGTCRVTGTGYRCYCTPGTTGTHCEFDARDECKSNPCQQDAPCVNKIDDYACDCPPKWIGKNCEIYDPNYPGGVFGIRSNVPKNAYDFNTERERRKCIENRCEEKAGNNHCDEECNKHACNFDGQDCSLGINPWHNCSAPIRCWDVFMNGVCDEVCNNPQCLFDGRDCERKVDPCNPVYDAYCKKHYGNGHCDYGCNNEECNWDGLDCDREPPSLAKGAMSVVVKMDMLTFRSNIVSFLREIGNQLRTNTRVKQDELGNDMIYPWKPERDLISNSFGRPTIHTNNQNGVIIYLEIDNRKCSPTFSIMSTLGTSRRDGMNCFPTATEAAEYLAATAQKHTLSPNFPIEQVRGVVDPQSPEYPDSPTNYKYVFIGVVIVVLSGLLMGVLITAQRKRAVGVTWFPEGFLRTSSGSGQRRRSRRRGPDGQEMRNLNKQPSVNCMDLDVVTGRVPSQWSDDESDLPPSKRMRAIEPGYASDHTAITDYEETEPRMWTQQHLDAAEICRPDAGGVLTPPSLEHGQDVNARGPCGMTPLMVAAVRGGGLDTGEEEDENDGAAAKIADLVAQGADLNAKTTDKSGETSLHLAARYARSDATKRLLDAGADANSQDNTGRTPLHSAVAADAMGVFQILLRNRATNLNARMHDGTTPLILAARLATEGMVEDLINADADINAADNSGKTALHWAAAVNNVDAVNILLVHNANRDAQDDKDETPLFLAAREGSFEACKALLDSFANREITDHMDRLPRDVASERLHHDIVRLLDEHMPRSPQMVTVIPNGPLMGSPNHPQLITHPTVIGSAPKQNKSKKRPKAGGAGNPNSPESEGGVVMVRRKPSVKKPPAKRGAQPPNQEIPQGAEGADGNLPTSPYDSASLYSNALPLVAHTTTAKQPPPYEDCIKGQMQGLQQLGLDTFATNYGLPFHDQLLAPHQRQQQGMVNTLSPPYSNQSPPHSVQSNMTLSPQASYMGSPSPAKSRPSLPTSPTHIAAMRQATHQKHGSMPPVGFDFDTLPYTSSQAQQQQQQQQQQQMQTQQQIQQQPQPQQQPQQQQQSTQQQQQQQTQQYYQYLTPPSHHSGPDVTPQHLMQAPESFPTPSPDSPGHWSSSSPHSNSDWSECIASPTNAYGAGGGAHQSNKGSEAIYI; via the exons gCTTCACCGGCACCCAGTGCGAGATCGACATAGACGAATGCGCGGCGAGACCATGTCTCAACAACGGCCAATGCACCGATCTCATCAACTCCTTCAAGTGCAGCTGCGCCAACGGTTTCGCCGGCTCTCACTGCCAAATCAACATCGACGACTGCGCCTCGTCGCCGTGCAAGAACGGCGGTACCTGCCAGGACGGTATAGCGAGGTACACGTGCGAGTGCCCGCCCGGCTTCACCGGCGCCTCGTGCGAGACCAACATCAACGACTGCGCGTCGAATCCGTGTCACAGCGGCACCTGCGTCGACGGCGAGAACAGCTTCGACTGCAACTGCTTCCCGGGTTTCACTGGCAAACTGTGCCAGACGCAGATCGACGAGTGCGAAAGCAATCCGTGCCAGTTCGGCGGTAGATGCGAGGACCGCATCAACGGCTACCAGTGTATCTGCCGGCCGGGAACATCTGGTAACAACTGCGAGATCAACGTCAACGAATGTTACAGCAATCCGTGCCGGAACGGAGCCAGGTGTATCGACGGTATCAACAG atactCCTGCGAATGCGAGCCCGGCTTCACCGGTCAACATTGCGAGACTGACATAAACGAGTGCGCGAGCAACCCGTGCGCCAACGGTGGCCGTTGTATCGACCTGATAAACGGCTTCAGATGCGAATGCCCGCGCGGCTACTACGACGCCAGGTGTCTGAGCGACGTGGACGAGTGCGCGAGCTCGCCCTGCCTGAATGGCGGCACTTGCGAGGACGGGGTGAACCAGTTTATCTGCCACTGCCTGCCCGGTTACGGCGGCAAGAGGTGCGAGGCGGATATCGACGAGTGCGGCTCGAATCCCTGCCAGCACGGTGGCACGTGCAACGACCATCTCAATGGCTACAGCTGCAAATGCCTGCCTGGCTATACCGGCACCAATTGCGAGACCAACATCGACGACTGCGCCAACAACCCCTGTCAGAACGGAGGATCCTGCATCGATCTTGTCAACGATTACAAATGCGTCTGCGAATTACCTCACACCGGCAGGAATTGCGAGGACAAGCTGGACCCTTGTTCGCCGAATAA ATGTCTCCACGGAGCGAAATGCTCGCCATCATCGAACTTCCTCGACTTTGCGTGTACGTGCACGGTCGGTTACACGGGCAGGCTGTGCGACGAGGATGTGGACGAATGCGTGATGACGTCGCCGTGCAGAAACGGTGCCACTTGCCAGAACACCAACGGCTCTTACCAATGCATGTGCGCGAAGGGCTACGAGGGCCGTGATTGCATCATCAATACCGATGACTGTGCATCAT TTCCCTGTCAGAATGGCGGCACCTGCCTGGACGGCATCGGCGATTACACGTGCCTCTGCGTGGACGGTTTCAACGGCAAACACTGCGATATCGACGTTGACGAATGTCAATCACATCCATGTCAGAATGGAGCGATTTGCAAGGAATATGTCAACTCTTACACATGCCAATGCCGACGTGGTTTCTCCGGTATCAATTGCCAAACCAACGACGAAGACTGCACTGACAGTAGCTGTATGAACGGTGGCAACTGCATCGACGGTATCAACAACTATACGTGCGTCTGCAAACATGGCTACACCGGGTCCAACTGTCAGTATCGTATCAACGAGTGCGACAGCTCACCCTGTCAGAACGGCGCTACCTGTCACGATCATATGCAGTATTATACGTGTCATTGTCCATACGGCTATACGGGTACGCATTGTGACACGTATGTGGACTGGTGCGCCGACAGTCCGTGTGAGAATCAGGCTACGTGCGTGCAAATAAAGAACAAGTATCACTGCAACTGCTCGCCCGGATGGACCGGCAAGGTATGCGATGTAGAAATGGTTTCGTGCAAGGACGCCGCTATACGGAAGGGCGTGCCAGACAAAAATCTCTGCAACAACGGCACCTGCGAAGATATAGGCAACAGTCACCGTTGTCATTGTCTCGAAGGCTACACCGGTTCCTACTGTCAAGAGGAGATCAACGAATGCGACTCGGCACCGTGTCAAAATGGCGCGACATGTGAGGACCTTGTCGGCTCGTATCAGTGTCATTGTACTAAGGGCTTCCAAGGACAGAACTGCGAGCTCAACGTTGATGATTGTCGACCGAATCCCTGCCAGAATGGCGGTACCTGTCACGATCTGATTAACAACTTCAGTTGCTCCTGCCCGCCCGGCACTCTCGGCTTCATATGCGAGATCAACATCGATGATTGCTCGGTAGGCGCTTGTCATAACAACGGCACGTGTACCGACAAAGTGGGTGGTTTCGAGTGTAAGTGCCCGCCCGGTTTCGTTGGACCGAGATGTGAAGGCGACATCAACGAGTGCCTATCAAATCCCTGCATCTCGCCTGGCACCCAGGATTGCGTGCAACTAGTGAACAACTATCACTGTAACTGCAAGCCCGGCTATATGGGTCGTCACTGCGAGATCAAGGTGAATTTCTGTGATAGCTCGCCGTGCCAAAACGGTGGCGTGTGTACGGCTAAGCAAGACAGGCATACGTGTATGTGTCCCAACGATTATCACGGTACTAATTGCGAGTTCCCTGGCTCTTATTGCGACGCCGAGCCGTGTCAAAACGGTGGCACGTGTCGTGTTACTGGAACCGGTTATCGATGCTACTGCACACCAGGTACGACGGGCACGCACTGCGAATTTGACGCCCGGGACGAATGCAAAAGTAACCCATGCCAACAAGACGCTCCTTGCGTCAACAAGATCGACGACTATGCCTGCGATTGTCCTCCCAAATGGATCGGCAAGAACTGCGAGATCTATGATCCGAATTATCCTGGCGGCGTATTCGGTATTCGATCCAATGTTCCAAAAAATGCTTACGATTTCAATACAGAGCGCGAGCGCAGAAAGTGTATCGAGAACCGCTGCGAGGAGAAGGCCGGCAATAATCACTGCGACGAGGAGTGCAACAAGCATGCGTGCAACTTTGACGGACAGGATTGCTCGCTTGGTATCAATCCGTGGCATAATTGTTCCGCGCCCATCAGATGCTGGGACGTATTTATGAATGGTGTGTGTGATGAAGTCTGTAACAATCCGCAATGCCTCTTCGATGGTAGAGACTGCGAGCGAAAAGTCGATCCTTGCAA TCCGGTTTACGACGCATATTGCAAGAAGCATTACGGCAACGGCCATTGCGATTATGGCTGCAACAACGAGGAATGCAACTGGGATGGCCTCGACTGTGATAGAGAACCACCATCGTTGGCTAAAGGTGCCATGTCCGTTGTCGTGAAAATGGACATGCTGACCTTTCGCTCGAATATCGTCAGCTTTCTACGCGAAATCGGCAATCAACTGAGAACGAACACACGCGTGAAGCAGGATGAACTTGGCAACGATATGATATATCCTTGGAAACCCGAGAGAGATCTTATTAGCAATTCTTTTGGCCGGCCAACGATCCATACCAATAATCAAAACGGTGTCATCATTTACCTGGAGATTGATAATCGTAAATGCAGTCCAACTTTCTCGATTATGTCGACACTGGGTACTTCCCGTCGAGATGGGATGAATTGTTTTCCAACGGCCACTGAAGCGGCCGAGTATTTGGCCGCCACGGCACAGAAGCACACCCTCTCGCCAAATTTTCCCATCGAGCAAGTGCGAGGTGTCGTGGATCCTCAAAGTCCGGAGTATCCCGACAGTCCGACAAATTACAAGTATGTCTTTATCGGTGTAGTCATCGTGGTGCTTAGCGGTTTGTTGATGGGCGTACTAATAACCGCACAGCGAAAACGCGCCGTAGGAGTCACATGGTTCCCCGAGGGATTTTTACGAACCAGCAGCGGCAGTGGTCAACGACGCCGATCTCGTCGACGTGGTCCGGACGGTCAAGAGATGCGTAATCTTAATAAGCAACCATCAGTGAATTGCATGGACCTGGATGTGGTGACTGGTCGGGTGCCATCTCAGTGGTCCGACGACGAGTCTGATTTACCGCCGTCGAAACGGATGCGCGCGATTGAGCCGGGTTACGCGAGCGATCACACTGCCATCACGGACTACGAGGAGACCGAGCCACGAATGTGGACGCAGCAACATCTGGATGCAGCTGAGATATGTCGGCCGGATGCAGGCGGTGTGTTAACGCCCCCCAGCCTGGAACATGGCCAGGACGTAAACGCACGTGGTCCATGTGGCATGACGCCACTGATGGTGGCAGCGGTACGCGGCGGTGGCCTCGACACTGGCGAGGAAGAGGATGAGAACGACGGCGCCGCGGCAAAGATCGCCGATCTGGTCGCCCAGGGCGCCGATTTGAATGCCAAGACTACGGACAAGAGCGGGGAGACGTCACTGCATCTGGCCGCGCGTTATGCCCGATCTGACGCAACCAAGAGACTGCTGGACGCCGGCGCCGACGCGAATTCTCAGGATAACACCGGCCGTACACCGCTGCACTCAGCCGTCGCGGCCGACGCCATGGGCGTCTTTCAAATCCTGCTGCGCAATCGTGCGACGAATCTGAACGCTCGCATGCACGACGGTACAACGCCATTGATATTAGCGGCACGTTTAGCCACCGAAGGCATGGTAGAAGATCTCATCAACGCCGACGCCGATATTAATGCCGCTGACAACAGCGGTAAGACCGCGCTACATTGGGCGGCCGCGGTCAATAACGTAGATGCCGTAAACATACTATTGGTACATAACGCGAACAGAGACGCTCAAGATGATAAGGACGAAACCCCATTGTTCCTCGCTGCCCGCGAGGGCAGCTTTGAGGCATGCAAAGCACTATTGGACTCATTCGCCAACAGGGAGATTACTGATCACATGGATCGGTTACCGCGCGATGTCGCCAGTGAGAGACTGCATCACGATATCGTCAGACTACTTGACGAACACATGCCAAGGTCGCCGCAGATGGTCACGGTTATTCCGAATGGTCCTCTCATGG GCTCTCCGAATCATCCACAATTAATCACGCATCCCACAGTAATCGGCTCAGCGCCGAAGCAGAACAAGTCAAAGAAGCGGCCAAAGGCGGGCGGCGCGGGAAACCCAAACAGTCCGGAGTCGGAGGGCGGCGTGGTGATGGTGAGGCGAAAACCATCAGTGAAAAAGCCGCCGGCCAAGCGTGGTGCTCAACCCCCAAACCAGGAAATTCCACAAGGAGCGGAGGGCGCCGATGGAAACTTGCCAACAAGCCCGTACGACAGCGCGAGCCTCTACAGCAATGCGTTACCTCTGGTTGCGCATACGACAACGGCGAAACAACCGCCGCCATACGAAGATTGCATCAAGGGCCAGATGCAAGGCCTGCAACAACTTGGCCTGGACACCTTCGCCACTAATTATGGGCTGCCGTTTCACGACCAGCTCCTAGCGCCGCATCAGCGACAGCAGCAGGGTATGGTGAACACACTATCGCCGCCATATAGCAATCAATCGCCGCCACATTCGGTGCAATCCAATATGACCCTTTCCCCGCAAGCGAGCTACATGGGCTCGCCGTCGCCGGCGAAAAGCCGGCCATCGTTACCCACCTCGCCCACCCACATTGCTGCCATGAGGCAGGCGACGCATCAGAAACACGGCAGCATGCCGCCAGTGGGATTTGACTTCGACACTCTGCCGTACACCTCGAGTCAGGCGcaacaacagcaacagcagcagcagcagcagcagatGCAGACGCAACAGCAGATCCAGCAGCAACCGCAGCCTCAACAACAgccgcagcagcagcagcaaagtacgcaacaacagcagcagcagcagacGCAACAATACTACCAGTACTTGACGCCGCCGTCCCATCATTCCGGACCCGATGTCACGCCGCAGCATCTCATGCAAGCGCCCGAGAGCTTTCCGACGCCGTCGCCAGATAGTCCGGGTCACTGGTCCTCTAGTTCGCCCCATTCGAACAGCGATTGGTCCGAGTGTATAGCATCACCCACGAATGCCTACGGCGCTGGAGGCGGCGCTCACCAAAGCAACAAGGGTTCCGAGGCGATTTACATATGA